CAAAACCAAACTGAGTTTGTCCTGAGATGTGAAAACAGTTCTCAGCCTCGTGGGCTAGAAGccataagaaaatgaaaagttccTTTGGAAGACGAGGTATGGTTTCTTGATTCAAGAGCTTTCCCCTGGAATATCCAGCTGGCAGGCAGGGCCTTGTTTCACCACACTTGGCAGCTCCGAATCACTTCCTTCAGGGCTCTCACCCCTTCTACACTTTTGTCCTTCAAGGCCAAAGCCAGGAGAACAGGCCTGTTTCCGGCTTCTTGAGACACAAATGTCACTAGGTTCTTTGCAAAGACGTGGATAAGGGGCTGGAGaggcaaataaaggaaaaagatcaCATAAGAGTCACTTTAGTGGTGAGAagttgtgccttttttttttttttaaatacgtTTATTAAGTATCCTTTATTTAGAAACAGAGACAGGTTTCCTGCAACACCATTAAATTACCATACATTAAATCTGATGTGGCCATGATTCATCGTCAGCAACCATATACTCAGAACAACCAGTCACAAACACTGATAAAGCAGCATCATTAAGTATATTTTCTTCATGACTTCCAATTCCCAGGTCTTTCTTGCTTATCTTTAGTCTGGGAAGGTTAAGGAAAAGGCAAGCTTGCAAAGGGACCTTCATTAGAGCTTTCCAGACTGGAACAAGCCCAACTAATTATATTCCTTAAGTCACACTACTAGAAAAGGTTCAGActaagggaaagaaaagacaCAAGTCACGAAGTCAATAGATTTATTCTTCTGTCAAATAGGAGGCCCAATGAGTGACAAAAGCAAAATTTACTGAGAGCAAAGGACACATTGGAAATAAAAACACTCATGTTATCACAGTAGTGATGCATAAATATTCCAGACATTCAGCAGCCCTACAGTCATCTTAAAGCCCTCTAAGTGATTTCTGCTCTGTCTCTGAGATCCCCCTTGACTACTTTACCTCATCTTGCCCGAGGAGCACTCTGGTAGTGATTGCGGGCTTGCAGATATCATTGGCTACCGTGCTGGGCTCCAGAGAGACCAGGGTCCCCATTTTCCCATACTGGGTCACCACCACAAAGATGTGGCTGCTGAAAGCTGTGCAGACCACCTGGGTCGGGACGCCACAAACCACTTCAACCTTCTGCTTTGAGGTCACAATCGGTCTGTCTTCCATGACAGGATCATTTAAGTCAcagctaaaataaataaaggagaaaaacgCATCAACACACAAGCACTGAGGTCTAATATAATGTCACTGCATACCCGTAAGAGCTGAAAAATGAACATTATTTGGTGATTACCAGGAAATCCACAATAAGGGAAGAGATAGGCAAAGCCGACACTAGGAAAAGAACTTTTCACCCTGTAAACTTTTCAAAGGGACCGACTTAATTGGGCGTATATTACATAGACAGCAGACAatgcaaagaaagcaaaaagtagAAAGATGATTTGCATCATTAGGGGATGTCAGCAACAAGAGTGGCAAGGGACGCATTTAATTTCCCCTTCAGAGCCTGCACGTTCCACTCCTCTGAAAATTCAGCTGATGAAATTGATCACTTTTGCGGTTTCCCACAGATCTTAATTGTCCTCATTTAAATCTTAGGAGGTCTTTAGTCATTTAAGGGCTATTTGTTTTGAGTGAAAACACCCCAGATACTTCTGCTTAACAGCCAGGACATAAATAAAACCTGTTTTTTACCCTAGGACTGAAATTGCAGTTTACggatttaatttttcaaatttctttttttttttttttccaaagcagtGGGACCAATGTTTTAAAATCCCTAACACCTACTGAACCTAATGCAGAGGTCAGTTAGCCAACTAGAActtaggtgcctactatgtgcccttCACTGTACTAAGAGTATGCTTTGGGTTTTTGAGGGTATGTGGTGACCCCACAATTTGTAATAGTTAAGAAGGGCCTCGGGGATCATCTCATGAATGAACTGGACATAGGATGTGCTGCACCCGAGCGCAGAGGGATGGAAGGGAGCGAAAAAACATGAGGACCCCCACGGTGTGTAAGGGCACAGAATGCACACGGGCCGCAGAACGGGAAAAGGAGCTGGGGGGTGAGGCACAAAGGAAGGAAAGCGGTATAAGTcctggaagggagagagaactgGCTCCGGAGGGGGAGGGGCACAGAGGACGG
This sequence is a window from Sminthopsis crassicaudata isolate SCR6 chromosome 1, ASM4859323v1, whole genome shotgun sequence. Protein-coding genes within it:
- the PSMG3 gene encoding proteasome assembly chaperone 3 is translated as MESCDLNDPVMEDRPIVTSKQKVEVVCGVPTQVVCTAFSSHIFVVVTQYGKMGTLVSLEPSTVANDICKPAITTRVLLGQDEPLIHVFAKNLVTFVSQEAGNRPVLLALALKDKSVEGVRALKEVIRSCQVW